From a region of the Thermococcus sp. 21S7 genome:
- a CDS encoding DUF192 domain-containing protein: MLINETKGRTWHGRVKLADSFFKRFRGLMLLRNINYALVFVLPAETKANASIHTFFMLSDIDVIWLDSARRVVDFKTARKWRLYAPKEPAKYIIEGPVGLIKTLDVEEGDLINWTPSEEKERAVPVKVSLPDGLSFEKGTNGMALTESVREVKVKGN, encoded by the coding sequence ATGCTCATCAACGAGACCAAAGGCAGAACATGGCACGGGAGAGTCAAGCTTGCCGACAGCTTCTTCAAACGGTTTAGGGGATTAATGCTCCTCAGGAATATCAACTATGCCCTTGTCTTCGTTCTTCCCGCCGAGACAAAGGCCAACGCCTCAATCCACACCTTCTTCATGCTGAGCGACATAGACGTAATCTGGCTGGACTCCGCGAGACGGGTGGTGGACTTTAAGACCGCCCGGAAATGGCGGCTCTACGCTCCGAAGGAGCCGGCCAAGTACATAATAGAGGGACCGGTGGGGCTGATAAAAACGCTCGACGTTGAGGAGGGCGATTTGATAAACTGGACCCCCAGCGAGGAGAAAGAAAGGGCCGTGCCGGTGAAGGTGTCGCTGCCCGATGGCCTCTCCTTCGAGAAGGGAACCAACGGAATGGCGCTCACAGAGAGTGTGCGGGAAGTGAAGGTGAAGGGAAATTAG
- the metG gene encoding methionine--tRNA ligase, producing the protein MVRYMVTSALPYANGPIHAGHLAGAYLPADIFVRYLRLREEEVLFICGTDEHGTPITFRALKEGRSPREIVDEFHEHIKTTFERAKISFDYFGRTELPVHYRLSQEFFLKALENGHLVKKVTKQAYCEHDKMFLPDRFVIGTCPYCGAENQRGDQCEVCGHPLTPEILINPRCNLCSNPITTKDSAHYYIRMQNFEERLREWVEGQKHWKPNVRNTVLGWINEGLEERAMTRDLNWGIPVPLDDEDVKGKVLYVWFEAPIGYISITIEALRRAGKEGEWKKFWLNLDGETKIIHFIGKDNVPFHAIFWPAFLMAYGEYRDEEVQAEWLLPYDIPANEYLNLEGKKFSTSRNWAIWVHEFLDAFPADYLRYYLTAIMPETRDSDFSFADFKSKINEELVNNLGNFVHRAMTFANRYFDGIVPERGELDDLDRQALEEIERAFDETGELIAKYKFKDALKRVMELAIFGNRYFDYQKPWKTAKTDRVRTATTVNISLQIVKALGILLEPFLPDASEKIWHLLNLEELKRWEFTEIPAGHRVRKASPMFKKVTDEDIIYFIVNYIARGNPKSAKLLLDKYYKRDDVVKVAFERFGDAKREEAMAILKSIYGDEIGPKTEKPGKASKKEEAKKKEKGGESMGYISFDDFMKVDLRVGKIIEVSDHPNADRLYVVKVDLGDEVRQLVAGLKKYYKPEELLNHYVVIIANLEPKKLRGVESQGMLLAADDGENVALLMPDKEIKLGAGIR; encoded by the coding sequence ATGGTCAGGTACATGGTAACGTCTGCTCTTCCTTACGCTAACGGTCCGATTCACGCGGGACACCTGGCAGGAGCGTACCTTCCAGCGGACATCTTTGTGCGCTATCTAAGGCTCAGGGAAGAGGAAGTCTTATTCATCTGCGGAACCGACGAACACGGGACCCCGATAACCTTCCGCGCCCTGAAGGAGGGAAGAAGCCCGAGGGAGATAGTTGACGAGTTCCACGAGCACATAAAGACAACCTTCGAGAGGGCCAAGATAAGCTTTGACTACTTCGGCAGGACCGAGCTACCGGTGCACTACCGCCTGAGCCAGGAATTCTTCCTCAAGGCACTTGAGAACGGCCACCTCGTCAAGAAGGTCACCAAGCAGGCCTACTGCGAGCACGATAAAATGTTCCTCCCCGACAGGTTTGTGATAGGCACCTGCCCCTACTGCGGCGCCGAAAACCAGCGCGGCGACCAGTGTGAGGTCTGCGGCCACCCGCTGACCCCGGAGATACTCATAAACCCACGCTGCAACCTGTGCAGCAATCCCATCACCACAAAAGACTCCGCCCACTACTACATCCGCATGCAGAACTTCGAGGAAAGGCTGAGGGAGTGGGTGGAAGGTCAGAAACACTGGAAGCCGAACGTCAGGAACACCGTTCTCGGCTGGATTAACGAGGGCCTTGAAGAGAGGGCCATGACGAGGGACCTCAACTGGGGAATACCCGTCCCCCTCGACGATGAGGACGTTAAAGGAAAGGTGCTCTACGTCTGGTTCGAGGCGCCAATCGGTTACATCTCCATAACCATCGAGGCCCTCAGGCGCGCCGGGAAGGAAGGAGAGTGGAAGAAGTTCTGGCTCAACCTCGACGGTGAGACGAAGATTATTCACTTCATCGGCAAGGACAACGTGCCCTTCCACGCCATATTCTGGCCGGCCTTCCTGATGGCCTACGGCGAGTATAGAGATGAGGAAGTCCAGGCGGAGTGGCTGCTCCCCTACGACATTCCCGCCAACGAGTACCTGAACCTTGAGGGCAAGAAGTTCTCAACAAGCAGGAACTGGGCCATCTGGGTCCACGAGTTCCTCGACGCCTTCCCGGCGGATTATCTGCGCTACTACCTCACCGCCATAATGCCTGAAACTCGCGACAGCGACTTCAGCTTCGCCGACTTCAAGAGCAAGATAAACGAGGAGCTGGTGAACAACCTCGGAAACTTCGTCCACAGGGCGATGACCTTCGCCAACCGCTACTTCGATGGAATTGTGCCGGAGAGAGGCGAGCTGGACGACCTCGACAGGCAGGCCCTAGAGGAAATCGAGAGGGCCTTCGATGAGACCGGGGAGCTGATAGCCAAGTATAAGTTCAAGGACGCGTTAAAGCGGGTCATGGAGTTAGCAATCTTCGGCAACCGCTATTTCGACTACCAGAAGCCGTGGAAGACCGCCAAGACCGACCGCGTAAGGACGGCAACCACAGTGAACATATCCCTCCAGATAGTCAAGGCCCTCGGAATCCTCCTTGAGCCGTTCCTGCCGGACGCGAGCGAGAAGATATGGCACCTCCTCAACCTTGAGGAGCTCAAGCGCTGGGAGTTCACCGAGATTCCAGCCGGACACCGCGTTAGAAAGGCCAGCCCGATGTTCAAGAAGGTGACCGACGAGGACATCATCTACTTCATCGTGAACTACATAGCACGGGGCAATCCCAAGAGCGCCAAGCTGCTCCTTGACAAATACTACAAGCGGGACGATGTAGTGAAGGTTGCATTCGAGCGCTTTGGAGATGCCAAGCGGGAAGAGGCGATGGCAATCCTTAAGAGCATCTACGGGGATGAAATCGGGCCTAAAACTGAAAAGCCCGGAAAAGCTTCGAAGAAGGAGGAGGCGAAGAAAAAGGAGAAAGGTGGTGAAAGCATGGGGTACATAAGCTTTGATGACTTCATGAAGGTCGACCTGAGGGTTGGAAAGATAATCGAGGTCAGCGACCACCCCAACGCCGACAGGCTCTACGTGGTCAAGGTTGACCTTGGGGACGAAGTCAGGCAGCTCGTGGCGGGGCTGAAGAAGTACTACAAGCCGGAAGAGCTGCTCAACCACTACGTGGTCATCATAGCGAACCTTGAACCCAAGAAGCTCAGGGGAGTAGAGAGCCAGGGAATGCTCTTAGCAGCCGACGACGGCGAGAACGTGGCTCTGCTGATGCCTGACAAGGAGATAAAGCTGGGAGCAGGGATAAGGTGA
- a CDS encoding 6-carboxytetrahydropterin synthase, with protein MRSRIIERFKFEAAHAVLINGKPEEIHGHTFRLEVAVEGPLKNGYVMDFLELRRIVNEIIGKLDHRNLNTLFENPTTENVALWIAEEVEKKLPDGVRLRRVALWEGEENGVEFEF; from the coding sequence ATGAGATCCAGAATCATCGAGCGCTTCAAATTTGAAGCTGCACATGCCGTTCTGATCAACGGAAAGCCGGAGGAGATACACGGCCATACATTCAGGCTTGAGGTGGCCGTGGAAGGCCCTCTGAAGAACGGCTACGTGATGGACTTCCTTGAACTGAGGAGAATCGTGAATGAAATCATCGGGAAGCTCGACCACAGGAATCTAAACACTCTCTTCGAGAACCCGACGACCGAGAACGTGGCTCTGTGGATTGCAGAAGAGGTGGAGAAAAAACTGCCCGATGGTGTCAGGCTCAGGAGGGTAGCCCTCTGGGAGGGCGAGGAAAACGGGGTGGAGTTTGAGTTCTGA
- a CDS encoding 2-oxoacid:ferredoxin oxidoreductase subunit beta gives MYLKSAYEIRDKYLRKDMLPTIFCPGCGIGSALQYTLRAIDDLKLNPDEIVWVSGIGCSSRVPGFVNFDGLHTTHGRALAFATGIKLANPDLKIIAFMGDGDAAAIGGNHFIHAIRRNLDVTVILINNFTYGMTGGQVAPTALKGLRGTTAPYGQFENPFDIADLAVSAGANYVARWSVFNYLQGINSIKKALQKEGFTLVEFLSPCPISFGRRNRMKTAPELLRWYQKITVPLAKAKKMPPEELEGKIVIGEFADRDRPGLVREYEAYKKRAKKMMGWEE, from the coding sequence ATGTACCTGAAATCCGCTTACGAGATTCGTGACAAGTACCTGAGAAAGGACATGCTCCCGACGATATTCTGCCCGGGCTGTGGAATAGGCTCGGCGCTCCAGTACACGCTCCGCGCGATAGACGACTTGAAGCTAAACCCTGACGAGATAGTCTGGGTCAGCGGAATCGGCTGTTCCTCCCGTGTTCCGGGCTTTGTCAACTTCGACGGCCTCCACACGACCCACGGAAGGGCACTTGCCTTTGCCACCGGCATAAAGCTCGCCAATCCTGACCTCAAGATAATCGCCTTCATGGGCGACGGAGATGCCGCGGCCATCGGTGGGAACCACTTCATTCACGCCATCAGAAGGAACCTCGACGTGACTGTGATACTCATAAACAACTTCACCTACGGAATGACCGGCGGACAGGTCGCGCCGACCGCTCTGAAGGGCCTGCGCGGAACCACAGCACCGTACGGCCAGTTCGAGAACCCCTTCGACATAGCCGACCTTGCGGTCTCGGCAGGGGCCAACTACGTGGCCAGGTGGAGCGTCTTCAACTACCTCCAGGGAATCAACAGCATCAAGAAGGCCCTGCAGAAGGAGGGCTTCACTCTGGTGGAGTTCCTCTCACCGTGCCCGATAAGCTTCGGAAGGAGGAACAGGATGAAGACCGCCCCCGAGCTTCTCCGCTGGTATCAGAAGATAACCGTCCCGCTCGCGAAGGCCAAGAAAATGCCTCCAGAGGAGCTTGAGGGCAAGATAGTCATCGGGGAGTTTGCGGACAGGGACAGGCCCGGTCTCGTGAGGGAATACGAGGCCTACAAGAAGCGCGCCAAGAAGATGATGGGGTGGGAGGAATGA
- a CDS encoding 2-oxoacid:ferredoxin oxidoreductase subunit gamma: MRKEILFSGFGGQGVILASVILGRAAAVYENLYAVQTQAYGPESRGGASKAEVVISDEPIDYPKTLKPDCAVFFSQEAYNKYLHTVREGAKIIVEEELVPHRDTEFEKGLEVLSLPLTEIAEETTGLSLTMNILTLGILTAWTGVVSREAIEKAVLDAVPKGTEEINLKALHKGFELGEKAKAGEL, encoded by the coding sequence ATGAGGAAGGAGATACTCTTCAGCGGCTTCGGCGGCCAGGGAGTCATTTTAGCGAGCGTCATCCTCGGAAGGGCAGCAGCTGTTTACGAGAACCTCTACGCCGTCCAGACCCAGGCCTACGGGCCGGAGTCGAGAGGAGGAGCGAGCAAGGCGGAAGTAGTCATCAGCGACGAGCCGATAGACTACCCCAAGACCCTCAAGCCGGACTGTGCGGTCTTCTTCTCCCAGGAGGCCTACAACAAGTACCTCCACACGGTGAGGGAGGGCGCCAAGATAATAGTCGAGGAGGAGCTCGTTCCACATCGGGACACTGAGTTCGAAAAGGGACTTGAGGTGCTCTCGCTTCCCCTCACGGAGATAGCCGAGGAAACAACCGGCCTCAGCCTCACCATGAACATCCTCACCCTCGGAATCCTGACGGCATGGACAGGGGTTGTGAGCAGGGAGGCCATAGAGAAAGCCGTTTTGGACGCCGTGCCGAAGGGAACGGAGGAGATAAACCTGAAAGCCCTCCACAAAGGCTTCGAACTTGGAGAGAAGGCCAAGGCCGGGGAACTCTGA